The nucleotide window TAACTTGGGGaactaagagagagagagagggcgagAGAGATACAGAGAGAGAGCAGAGTTAAGAGGGTGAGACTCAAAGCTTATGAACACAATTGTCCAATCTCAAATCAGataaatattttgatttttagaTTTAGattcagtttttaaaatatacattttaatatagtgtttacattaatatattgtatactgtaaatacatttacgaatatttacatttttggtttAGCATTGGCCACAGTTTGGGAAGCACTGGTTCAAATATGGAATTATGTATATTTGTATTCAGAACTTGATATGTTGTTACCTTTAAACTGgttttctttgtctttatcTGACGATTTTGTCTTAATGCTCTCGTTTTCTTTTTGATCTGAGAGGTCAGCTGTGACACCCTTCCGAGTAAGACCAGGAGAGGAAAATGTCTTGTGTGATGAATTATTTACTGACTGTATTTGAGATGCAGATTGTGACAGTTCCTGAAACTCTGCatgtttatttgcttgtttaatACATGCGGCCATTTCCACATTGCTCTTCTCTGTTTCCGTAAGCTCGCTGTGTGTAGCATTCGAGGTGATGATCTGATCATCCGTAGTCTTTAGTTGAATTGTTACATCTGAAGATGGACTGAGTGGAGAAAcagtttttaaattgttttttctttgaagCAAAGCAGACTCCTCCATACCAGGTTTGATCACTTCAGAATTCACTTGCTCATATTTATCTGTATCTGTAGACTCTCCATTTGGTGTAGCATTTACTGTGGCACAAGTTGAGCTTTGATTTGACGTCTCCAGGTCCAGCGCAGCAGTCTTCATTTGCTTAATGAAAGAATTAGGTTCAGCTTTTTGATTGAGATCTGGCTTTGCCACCACTGTTGGGGATTCGGTTTCCAAATCTGACTCATTTGAACTATTGCTTTTCACAGCATTGCAAAGTGGCATGAGCTCCCTGATTGGTCCAGTGAAGTCTGAGGCAACGTTCTCAGAGGAATGCTGACTCTCGAGTCCTTGAATGTTAGTTTTGTCATCTAATGGTTGCTGATCATGCTGGTTAACTTCAGAGGGTTTTGAGGGCAGGGAAAGATCAACTTGCGCATCAGGCAGCTCTTCAGATTCCAGGGTGGCTGCAGATTTGTTCACAGTGTCTGTGTGATCAGTTGTTTTAACTATTTGAGTGACATCATTGCTGTTTGACACATTTGTTTCAGTGCAAAATTTTACAGTTTCTGATTCATTAATAGGATTTATGCATACCACGTTTTCTATAGTTAAAGATGTGCCATCCACATCTGTTATATAAATGACAGGAATGGTAAATTTTGAGGGTAAGATTTTCGAATTTTGGGAAAGGAATGTAGAGGGTTCGAAATGATCTGCTTCAGGATCGCTGTCATTATTTTTATCTCCAGGAGCAATATTTGAAGTATTAAAAGTGGAAGAGTGTTGATTGTTATCTTTCGAAGTGTTACTTTCTCTCTGGTGATTCACAGCTTCAGGTACTTCAGATGTGATTGAATGAGATGGCTCTTGTTCCTGTATGTCCATTTTAGAAACATTGTCATGAGAGTTTCTTTGAAACTCGGTGGCCTTTGTGTGTTTTATTAGAGTTTTATCAGTTGAGGAGTCACTTATGATCTGTGATTTCACCACATCTGGATCTGAGACACTTGCAAGGTTGTGAACTTGCACAAATTCTGTTACTAGAGATACAGGTTGCTTTGTGTTTGCGGTAGACCTTTCTTTAAAATTCTTTAGTGTTACACTTACTCCCCTCTCATTTACCTTCGTATCGTTCAGAGATGTGGCCACAGATTTTATTTCACCCTTTGGTTTTTCAAATCCTCTTTCGATTATTCGCCTTCCATCTTTGGTTTGATCCTTCTCACACAACTTAGTTGGCATGTCTTCTCCCGATGAGGAACTCTTAGCTGTTGTAACTTGACCATTTTGGATTGTGTGTGAATCATGACCCGAGGAGTTTTTTTCATCCATCTGAGCGCTTTCCAGATCTGGCTTATGATGCCTAGTGACAGAGGGTGTAGCTTTGGATGTTAATGCTGTGGACTGATCACCTGCTCTCTCATTTTGTCCCTGGGATGCAAGCGGGTGGGAAAtgagtttaaaatgtttatctGTAACACAGGAAGTGACCTCAGATGTCAGTGGGGGTTGCTGGTTTAACTCCATGCCAGCCACCTCTTTCTCCGAAGAAGGAATGTTTCCACAAATTGCTGGCTCTGTGGGTTCAGTGTGCGTCTCACCACCAGCCTGAAATCACATTATTGTGttttacaaatttttttacgCATTTACAGTATAAACAGTAATGGAGTTCAGTGCTTTcgctgcaaaaaatgactttctaccttactatttttgtcttgttttcactagaaatatctacaaattcttaaataaagatgtattttcttgatgagcaaaatgacctaagaaaataagtctagtttttagacactatagacttattttctaaggtagagtaatttaagattttttagatatatctattgaaaacaagacaaaaatgctaagtaagaaagtcattttttgcagtgtataattacatgtatgtaacaaaaatacTGAATGTTATTGTTATTGAATGTTATTAATTAATAACAAACATTAGAGTAAAATCTACTgctttttgcttttaaaaaaaaatacaagttGACTGTACGTTTTACCGTAGGTGTTACATGATTTTCCTACAGTAAAGGTATAAGGTCTGCAAAATGATTCATCGTGACTaattgttttcagaataaacgtttttgtttacatcatatatgtgtgtgtactgtgtataataataatgtatatataaatacacacatgtgcatgtattattttaagaaaaaaaaactatttataggttaagtatatttaattatttatatatataatataaattatatataaatataaaatgtataaacatatgtaaatatttcttaaatatctacttgcatctgtgtgtgtatttatatatacattattattatacacagtacacacacatatatgatgatgtaatcaaaaacttttattcttcaAACAATTAGTCACGATTAATCATTTTGCAGCCCTAAAAGGTATCCTTGCTTACTGTTtcttatacactgtaaaaaaagtttagctgccttaaaattttaagttgaatcaaaTGGGCTGTTTTTACTAACTGCTTTAAGGTGTGACTATACTTGAACTTGTCAAATTAAGTTAAGCAAATTCAGTTATTTTATGAGTTACAACAACTTATCAAAACAAGTTAAAGTTGCTTAGCTTAAAAAGTTGAAGTGTGAACGAAATTAAAGACTTGTGTACTTGCTCTCCATATAACTGAACCAGATCTACAGTATACTTGTTCTGTTTTGTTGTGCTGTGCTAATGCCAAAACCCTAACCACTGAAAATCTATAGGAAGATTTTACTTCTTAGCACCTGTCACGTTAATCTCAAATCATCAGAGCTTTGTATTAGCCAAATTAGCACTTGATTATAACTAATTTAGGTAGGATAAGAGAAAAAGTAAGAGGAGACAAGATGACTGAGTTGACTCCAACTATTAAGCACAACAGGTATTTGAAAGAACCTGTTGTCAGATTTTAGCCctaatgatttgattataagTTAGAGTGACAAGCACCTGTCTTCAGTTGATAGGATCTATCTTTGTTTATCATCTATTGCCTTGGGGAAGTAGTTGGACTGGCCATATTTAGAGAGTACTCTCATAAAGAAAGCGTTATGAGATCAGAGTTGGATATTAAAAGGAGAGCAGCTGGGCAGAACATGTCTGTCAAACTGACCAGAGCTCTTACAGCTCTTACGCTGTCATTTTTGTGTCTGATTTGAAACCATGTTATTTGGGACAGCAAAAAGTCTAATGGGGCTTGTTTCCCAGAAGTTAAGGTGCGCGTAATGGGATCATTATCGTTATCATTGTCTGTCACCCTGCTTGTGTGTAATTTAAACTGATCTGGTCACATCTTCAAAGTCATGCTTGCGTCTCTATTTTTagtttgtgaatgtgagcaAGTGGGGGTTACTGATCCCACTACCTCTGGAAACATTACACCCGTATGAGCTCACGGACAGATCATGAGGAAACACTCACCGAAGCCCTATGAGAGGGTGCAGACACATTCCTGTCTGCTGTATCCGCGCTGACGTCACCCCCGCCGCAAGAATGCGGCAGGATTCTCACGCATGTATCTGCTACTGGTTTAGTCTTGTTGTCATCTAAATCCATGACCTTGTTGTCTGAGGAGCTTGGATTACAGTTTTCCGCTCTCTGGTTTAGAACATGTATAGTATTTTGGGCTTCATGTTGGGAATGTGCTTTTATAAGGGGTCTTCTATCAATACGTTTCTGTTTGTCAGATGATCCATGTTGCTTTGTGTCTTGAGTGGCCATGGCAACCTTCACCAACGGGCGTCTCTGGGTTAAGATGGGCTTTTGAGCCACCTGTGTTCTCTTTATTTCTGTGGCATTTTTACTTGCTTTAACCGATAGCTTTTCAATCTGTTTCGTGTCCACTTTGTTCTGGTTGACAGTGTTTTGTACCTCCATCTTCTCAACGGGAGTTCCCTTCTCATTCCTTATCTTCATTTCTGTCCCTTTTTCTCTTTCTACCTGCTTTTTCTCCTTATTTCTTTCTGATGTGGCTGTTGAGATTTTGATCTTCTTCTTGGCATAATGATCCTTAGCTGTCTCTTTGGctgaggcattttgcacattaTCGTGAATATACATAAGCTCCTGGTTGGCGTTGTCTCTGTTCGTGGTTATTTCAGAGTCAGAGTGGTAGTGAACAGGGGCTGATTTAGGTTCTTGAATAAGAGAACCTAGTCTTTCTTCTGCCTGAGATGTTTGACCGAGAGCGCTCTGCTCTTCTTTCTCCTCCGAAGAGTTGGCGGCCCAAAAGCTTAAGGTTTTTTCCATTGGGGACCTGCGTTTCCTTTGGGTTCTCTCAGGACTGCTCCTAAGGACCTCTGGAACGTTCTCATTGTCTCTTTGGTGGGGCTCTTCCTGCTCACGACAACGGTTCTTGTTTTTCTGCTTAAGCTTCGCAAAGTAATTTTGATGGATCTTGAACTCACTCATGGTTCCCACCTCCAACACCCCCGAACAAGACACAATGCCTCGAATGTTTCGTGCCGACGCTTGGTAGATTGCGGCATCCTCCAGAGTGCAGCTAAGAGGAATATCAAATCATAAATCTTAAGCAAACATCATTTAAAATCTTTCAGACTATCCTGGACAAAAACATACTCATAAATAAGGAGCGTGTGAGTCTTTCCATCCCGTAAAACTTGATATTTGGGGAGACCGCAGTATCTGTCCAGCTGTACGTCATCTTTGTACCATGTCACCTCGGGGGCAGGGTGACCTACACGTGTTGATGGAAAATGAAATTGGGAAACTATGTACAACACCTGTAATGTTCCATGTACCTGATCTCATGATTTTTCATGGTATAGtcacagatttttttgctcatttttccgtggcaatctcacggatctccgcatttttccgtggccttGCCACTGACTTTCTTTTCtttggcattctcacggattggttactcaactgttttgtcctattttcttacgattgtcgcttcggtttagggttagatttacataaaattacatccctacccaaacccaactctaacccaaCTGCCAGGCAACAAttatttaaagtttagaaaatataaaagaatacatcagaaaaaatagtataaaccaatacttaaagtaacatactaacgcaaacaccaaatttaaccctaaaccacagacaatggtttgaaaataggaaataGCAGTTTAGTAACCAATCCGtcagaatgccacggaaaagaaagtctgaggcaaggccacggaaaaatgtggAGATACGTGAGAATGCCAGggaaaattagcaaaaaaatctgtgactatcccacggaactttatgagatcatgttgatcTAAATGCACTCagtcaaataaaaacatgttaTGTTAGATACCTGAGACCACACAGAGGAACTTGACATTAGTTGCTTCAGACACAGCTTTGGATTTCAAGGTGGTGTCAAATGTTGGCTGCGTATCCTCAGTTAATTGGGCCATCACACTGCAGAAAGTGCTCCTGAACATGGAGATAAACATGATTATTGATATCAGGTTAAAATAGTGCGTTTAAATCAATTTCATTATCAATATCAGTACTCTCAACAGTTATTAAAATTAGATTATTTGTATGATTAGTTCCAATGTGGCTCTGTGGATAATTGTAGTTAATTCATTACTCCACCCTTATAGTTataacattattattactgccCCACTGTTTTCCATAAGCAAAGTTTTACATGACTCAACAACTCATATAAATCACATCTGTGAAGAAATATCAAGCACTGtccttgtgtgtttgtttaggcttTGTTTAGTTCCTCATGGTGTTTCTGTTGTAATGtttctcagaaaaaaaatattaaaatgtctgtttgtTAGGGGCTGCAGGACGTTAGTTCTGGTTACGAAAAATGATCTTTTTACCTGTATGGCTTGAATTGAGATAATCTATGGCCAGCATAGCTAAGCAGAGATGAAGCAAACAAGGAATCCATTAGTCATAGAATTGAATGATTTTTTCTTTTTGGTGAGATTATAAGTTGCTGCAACAAGGGCGAATACTTAGACATTTATAGACAGTGGTAGCACATAAAACTTATTTATAACAGTGTGACCTTCACACAAGGTAAACAGACCACCAGGGTTCTGAACTGCAGTCAGTGATGTAATAGTCTCACTTATCTCAGTGAGGCAACTGAATCTTGCATTACCGCAGTCTTTCTGGGGTTAAaaaactgtcaaaaataaaggtacaaagctgtcactggggcagtaccctttaaaaaaaggtcctaatatgtaccatttaggtacatatATGTGTCTTTGAACTttcaatatgtacctttgaagtacaaatatgcactctttgtgtacaaaggtgtacctttttgaaacggtactgtcccagtgacaacttttgtacctttatttctgagagtgtacatttaaaaaaataaagtcgcTGGGTGATTTTGATTTGATATATCATTGATACTGCaattaaacttacattttatttaatgacaaagaaaataaaaactactcaattataAGTGTATTTTCCaaacatttatatgtaaaaatatgTTGGTATAGATTACACTTTTATAAGTGGATTGCAGAAAGATTGCAGGTCCTTGATGAACCTCTGATTTAGCATATGCTTTGGTCAAATAAAGCTAAACATTATAGGATATCTAGCAGTGGGACAACACCCCTGGATAAACCTAGGGAATAAAAGCATTGCACAGGGCCACAATGGTGACAGCTCATGGATGACATCACTTTCTTCTGGGATCAAACCAGCAACCTTTCTTTAAACTCACTTTAGCTATAACCACAATACCACATGGATTTGTATGATTTCCGTTGGTAGAGAGCATGAAATGTAATACTGCTTTTAAAAGCTATGCAAACTTCACCAGAAGTAAAGCGCTAAGTCTAAATGATATAAATATTCACAATAATGCGTGAACTTGCATGTCAGGAATCAGAAAGATGTACCTGCTTTCAGGTCGGATACTGTTCAGGTAGCTCCTACAGCCACCCTTGCTATTCTGAGAGGTGATATCATTGCCACCGTAATACTTTCCATCACTCGACAGTGAACGATTCATGAGCCTTCTTGAACCCATGTTCTCAATCTGCATGTGTCCACTCAAAGCAGCTCAACCGGAACAAAACTAACAGGAGTCAGCTGATTGGATCCAACATAATCGTATAACCTGTTAAACCTGTGAAACAGCAAAATGCAATCGATTGTCCAAACTTTGCTTGTCTTCCATCATTACAACATCTCAGCAGCAGATCCCCCTTTACTTAGACCCTCAGGTTTAGACGTTCTGGACTTGTGAGACTCTGTGTTTCTTTCTGTGCTGTTAAGGCTCCTGGGGTGGTACACATAAGACTCTACTGTTTCCAATCAGTCTGCAGCTTGCGTGGCCATGAAGGCTAATTTTAGTAGGGCCACAAATAGGCACACAAGCACATCACATTTTCCAAAACCTACCCACAGATTGTTTTTACGTACTGATATTAATGACATTCTGTGTTTTTCAAAATTAGTACACATGAGCCATAAGTGACATAAATAGACAAGCAGCCAAAACCCAGTATACTACTCTCCCAAATAGATAGATGAAGCGTGTTTGTTAGTCCACTATTGACTCAACCAGTCAACTGGAAACCATGGAGAGCTtcctaaatgcttaaaatgTACAGCCTGAAGTAAACCTGTCTGTCAGAGTGATGGCATTTCCCTGTGCTCTAATAATTCAGACGATAAAGTTAGGCATCTAGGAACATGGAATTACATTCCAGGAATCATAAGGTTATATACAGTATAGTAGAGATTAGACAATATTACAAGCATGTAGATTTTGGCTTGCTTTGGTAAAAACCACATGCAGCAAGACAATGTGGATTTCTAACACGTTATCCTATAGTGTGGATTTGAGGAAGTTTACTATATAGGCACCTTTAAAGTTCCTGAATAAACTGGTTAAAATGATAATCTGTATTGcttcatttttcattcatttctttatctctcttatgaaacattttcacatttacatttaggtatttagcagacgcttttatccaaagttacTTACAAATGAGATGAGCAATTAgaacaacacaagaacagcaatacatgcAATCAAACTACTTTTAtcaagctaaaaaaaaattttaagaacaaaaaaggcagatcattccacagatgTGGGAC belongs to Paramisgurnus dabryanus chromosome 2, PD_genome_1.1, whole genome shotgun sequence and includes:
- the alpk3b gene encoding alpha-protein kinase 3 isoform X3, with amino-acid sequence MQIENMGSRRLMNRSLSSDGKYYGGNDITSQNSKGGCRSYLNSIRPESSYAGHRLSQFKPYRSTFCSVMAQLTEDTQPTFDTTLKSKAVSEATNVKFLCVVSGHPAPEVTWYKDDVQLDRYCGLPKYQVLRDGKTHTLLIYDCTLEDAAIYQASARNIRGIVSCSGVLEVGTMSEFKIHQNYFAKLKQKNKNRCREQEEPHQRDNENVPEVLRSSPERTQRKRRSPMEKTLSFWAANSSEEKEEQSALGQTSQAEERLGSLIQEPKSAPVHYHSDSEITTNRDNANQELMYIHDNVQNASAKETAKDHYAKKKIKISTATSERNKEKKQVEREKGTEMKIRNEKGTPVEKMEVQNTVNQNKVDTKQIEKLSVKASKNATEIKRTQVAQKPILTQRRPLVKVAMATQDTKQHGSSDKQKRIDRRPLIKAHSQHEAQNTIHVLNQRAENCNPSSSDNKVMDLDDNKTKPVADTCVRILPHSCGGGDVSADTADRNVSAPSHRASAGGETHTEPTEPAICGNIPSSCVTDKHFKLISHPLASQGQNERAGDQSTALTSKATPSVTRHHKPDLESAQMDEKNSSGHDSHTIQNGQVTTAKSSSSGEDMPTKLCEKDQTKDGRRIIERGFEKPKGEIKSVATSLNDTKVNERGVSVTLKNFKERSTANTKQPVSLVTEFVQVHNLASVSDPDVVKSQIISDSSTDKTLIKHTKATEFQRNSHDNVSKMDIQEQEPSHSITSEVPEAVNHQRESNTSKDNNQHSSTFNTSNIAPGDKNNDSDPEADHFEPSTFLSQNSKILPSKFTIPVIYITDVDGTSLTIENVVCINPINESETVKFCTETNVSNSNDVTQIVKTTDHTDTVNKSAATLESEELPDAQVDLSLPSKPSEVNQHDQQPLDDKTNIQGLESQHSSENVASDFTGPIRELMPLCNAVKSNSSNESDLETESPTVVAKPDLNQKAEPNSFIKQMKTAALDLETSNQSSTCATVNATPNGESTDTDKYEQVNSEVIKPGMEESALLQRKNNLKTVSPLSPSSDVTIQLKTTDDQIITSNATHSELTETEKSNVEMAACIKQANKHAEFQELSQSASQIQSVNNSSHKTFSSPGLTRKGVTADLSDQKENESIKTKSSDKDKENQFKVPQVIRRIRPEVFDNSGHLKLWCQFFNVVSDSTIKWYKDDVEIAEINRSAGVETQVCLAIVQMSKKDCGVYRCSITNEYGQDSTEYLLGTEVLSNMVLCQELQEVGEEIEMTPLIFSKGLADAGCWGRKFYGRLTTEEAQVGTGCEHKTRRMRVIYGLDPVFESGSSCFLKVRNPIAYESREETVLAEKNLQMTKQDCRIQNMAREYFKIFAAETREIESFGSTLEIIPLYFMYRPASSVPYATVEAELKGVYLRYCGLDHSGSLVFNNKSDVTQKCSSLQHWIHQWTNGNVLFSRLEGVDTILTNIGVVTKSKGYQGFPCEANPKVFEHFQSQHQCNYFCGLLKLKPPKVLETLQTARFKGSSSPQTQRKTSKSPKLSRKPNPQTST
- the alpk3b gene encoding alpha-protein kinase 3 isoform X2 — encoded protein: MQIENMGSRRLMNRSLSSDGKYYGGNDITSQNSKGGCRSYLNSIRPESRSTFCSVMAQLTEDTQPTFDTTLKSKAVSEATNVKFLCVVSGHPAPEVTWYKDDVQLDRYCGLPKYQVLRDGKTHTLLIYDCTLEDAAIYQASARNIRGIVSCSGVLEVGTMSEFKIHQNYFAKLKQKNKNRCREQEEPHQRDNENVPEVLRSSPERTQRKRRSPMEKTLSFWAANSSEEKEEQSALGQTSQAEERLGSLIQEPKSAPVHYHSDSEITTNRDNANQELMYIHDNVQNASAKETAKDHYAKKKIKISTATSERNKEKKQVEREKGTEMKIRNEKGTPVEKMEVQNTVNQNKVDTKQIEKLSVKASKNATEIKRTQVAQKPILTQRRPLVKVAMATQDTKQHGSSDKQKRIDRRPLIKAHSQHEAQNTIHVLNQRAENCNPSSSDNKVMDLDDNKTKPVADTCVRILPHSCGGGDVSADTADRNVSAPSHRASAGGETHTEPTEPAICGNIPSSEKEVAGMELNQQPPLTSEVTSCVTDKHFKLISHPLASQGQNERAGDQSTALTSKATPSVTRHHKPDLESAQMDEKNSSGHDSHTIQNGQVTTAKSSSSGEDMPTKLCEKDQTKDGRRIIERGFEKPKGEIKSVATSLNDTKVNERGVSVTLKNFKERSTANTKQPVSLVTEFVQVHNLASVSDPDVVKSQIISDSSTDKTLIKHTKATEFQRNSHDNVSKMDIQEQEPSHSITSEVPEAVNHQRESNTSKDNNQHSSTFNTSNIAPGDKNNDSDPEADHFEPSTFLSQNSKILPSKFTIPVIYITDVDGTSLTIENVVCINPINESETVKFCTETNVSNSNDVTQIVKTTDHTDTVNKSAATLESEELPDAQVDLSLPSKPSEVNQHDQQPLDDKTNIQGLESQHSSENVASDFTGPIRELMPLCNAVKSNSSNESDLETESPTVVAKPDLNQKAEPNSFIKQMKTAALDLETSNQSSTCATVNATPNGESTDTDKYEQVNSEVIKPGMEESALLQRKNNLKTVSPLSPSSDVTIQLKTTDDQIITSNATHSELTETEKSNVEMAACIKQANKHAEFQELSQSASQIQSVNNSSHKTFSSPGLTRKGVTADLSDQKENESIKTKSSDKDKENQFKVPQVIRRIRPEVFDNSGHLKLWCQFFNVVSDSTIKWYKDDVEIAEINRSAGVETQVCLAIVQMSKKDCGVYRCSITNEYGQDSTEYLLGTEVLSNMVLCQELQEVGEEIEMTPLIFSKGLADAGCWGRKFYGRLTTEEAQVGTGCEHKTRRMRVIYGLDPVFESGSSCFLKVRNPIAYESREETVLAEKNLQMTKQDCRIQNMAREYFKIFAAETREIESFGSTLEIIPLYFMYRPASSVPYATVEAELKGVYLRYCGLDHSGSLVFNNKSDVTQKCSSLQHWIHQWTNGNVLFSRLEGVDTILTNIGVVTKSKGYQGFPCEANPKVFEHFQSQHQCNYFCGLLKLKPPKVLETLQTARFKGSSSPQTQRKTSKSPKLSRKPNPQTST
- the alpk3b gene encoding alpha-protein kinase 3 isoform X1; amino-acid sequence: MQIENMGSRRLMNRSLSSDGKYYGGNDITSQNSKGGCRSYLNSIRPESSYAGHRLSQFKPYRSTFCSVMAQLTEDTQPTFDTTLKSKAVSEATNVKFLCVVSGHPAPEVTWYKDDVQLDRYCGLPKYQVLRDGKTHTLLIYDCTLEDAAIYQASARNIRGIVSCSGVLEVGTMSEFKIHQNYFAKLKQKNKNRCREQEEPHQRDNENVPEVLRSSPERTQRKRRSPMEKTLSFWAANSSEEKEEQSALGQTSQAEERLGSLIQEPKSAPVHYHSDSEITTNRDNANQELMYIHDNVQNASAKETAKDHYAKKKIKISTATSERNKEKKQVEREKGTEMKIRNEKGTPVEKMEVQNTVNQNKVDTKQIEKLSVKASKNATEIKRTQVAQKPILTQRRPLVKVAMATQDTKQHGSSDKQKRIDRRPLIKAHSQHEAQNTIHVLNQRAENCNPSSSDNKVMDLDDNKTKPVADTCVRILPHSCGGGDVSADTADRNVSAPSHRASAGGETHTEPTEPAICGNIPSSEKEVAGMELNQQPPLTSEVTSCVTDKHFKLISHPLASQGQNERAGDQSTALTSKATPSVTRHHKPDLESAQMDEKNSSGHDSHTIQNGQVTTAKSSSSGEDMPTKLCEKDQTKDGRRIIERGFEKPKGEIKSVATSLNDTKVNERGVSVTLKNFKERSTANTKQPVSLVTEFVQVHNLASVSDPDVVKSQIISDSSTDKTLIKHTKATEFQRNSHDNVSKMDIQEQEPSHSITSEVPEAVNHQRESNTSKDNNQHSSTFNTSNIAPGDKNNDSDPEADHFEPSTFLSQNSKILPSKFTIPVIYITDVDGTSLTIENVVCINPINESETVKFCTETNVSNSNDVTQIVKTTDHTDTVNKSAATLESEELPDAQVDLSLPSKPSEVNQHDQQPLDDKTNIQGLESQHSSENVASDFTGPIRELMPLCNAVKSNSSNESDLETESPTVVAKPDLNQKAEPNSFIKQMKTAALDLETSNQSSTCATVNATPNGESTDTDKYEQVNSEVIKPGMEESALLQRKNNLKTVSPLSPSSDVTIQLKTTDDQIITSNATHSELTETEKSNVEMAACIKQANKHAEFQELSQSASQIQSVNNSSHKTFSSPGLTRKGVTADLSDQKENESIKTKSSDKDKENQFKVPQVIRRIRPEVFDNSGHLKLWCQFFNVVSDSTIKWYKDDVEIAEINRSAGVETQVCLAIVQMSKKDCGVYRCSITNEYGQDSTEYLLGTEVLSNMVLCQELQEVGEEIEMTPLIFSKGLADAGCWGRKFYGRLTTEEAQVGTGCEHKTRRMRVIYGLDPVFESGSSCFLKVRNPIAYESREETVLAEKNLQMTKQDCRIQNMAREYFKIFAAETREIESFGSTLEIIPLYFMYRPASSVPYATVEAELKGVYLRYCGLDHSGSLVFNNKSDVTQKCSSLQHWIHQWTNGNVLFSRLEGVDTILTNIGVVTKSKGYQGFPCEANPKVFEHFQSQHQCNYFCGLLKLKPPKVLETLQTARFKGSSSPQTQRKTSKSPKLSRKPNPQTST